One Candidatus Binatia bacterium DNA segment encodes these proteins:
- a CDS encoding thiolase family protein — protein sequence MRDVAIVGAGMTRFGKFLERSMKDLAREAVQAALKSAGVEQQALQAAVVGNAMAGLVTGQECIRGQVVLRDMGIGGIPIVNTENACASSSTAFHLAWLYIASGMYDVVLALGMEKLYHEDKTVSFKAIGSAVDVEFVQQIMAAMKASKSSSQGKPGEPGKSRSMFMDFYAMFARAHMEKYGTTKEQFAKIAVKNHYNGSLNPHAQYQHACSLEEVLASPVVAEPLTRLMCSPIGDGAAAVILTAADRAARYTAKPVHVRASVLVSGEDPEPDKPGITTRAARKAYEMAGIGPRDINVAEVHDASAPAELVICEELEFCQPGEGGKLIDDGVTTITGRLPVNPSGGLLSKGHPVGATGVAQISEIFWQLRGEAGKRQVANAKVGLTENGGGMVRNEAAALSVHILSL from the coding sequence ATGAGAGATGTGGCGATCGTCGGTGCCGGAATGACCCGATTTGGAAAATTCCTGGAACGCAGCATGAAGGACCTGGCTCGCGAGGCGGTGCAGGCCGCTTTGAAGAGCGCTGGGGTGGAACAGCAGGCGCTTCAAGCGGCAGTGGTGGGGAACGCCATGGCGGGGTTGGTGACCGGGCAAGAGTGCATCCGCGGCCAAGTCGTCCTGCGTGACATGGGCATCGGCGGCATTCCGATCGTGAATACCGAGAATGCCTGCGCCAGTTCCTCGACCGCGTTTCACCTGGCCTGGCTGTACATCGCCTCCGGCATGTACGACGTGGTGCTCGCCCTCGGCATGGAGAAACTGTACCACGAGGACAAGACGGTCTCGTTCAAGGCCATCGGCAGCGCCGTGGACGTCGAATTCGTGCAGCAGATCATGGCCGCCATGAAGGCCTCCAAGTCGTCGAGCCAGGGCAAACCCGGTGAGCCGGGCAAGTCGCGCAGCATGTTCATGGACTTTTACGCCATGTTTGCCCGGGCACACATGGAGAAGTATGGCACCACCAAGGAGCAGTTCGCCAAGATCGCCGTCAAGAACCATTACAACGGCAGCCTCAACCCCCACGCCCAGTACCAGCACGCCTGCAGCTTGGAGGAAGTGTTGGCCTCGCCCGTGGTGGCCGAGCCCCTGACCCGGCTCATGTGCTCGCCTATCGGCGACGGCGCCGCGGCGGTGATCCTCACTGCGGCCGACCGCGCCGCGCGCTACACGGCCAAGCCGGTACATGTGCGTGCTTCGGTATTGGTGTCGGGTGAGGACCCCGAACCAGACAAGCCCGGAATCACCACACGCGCCGCGCGCAAGGCGTATGAAATGGCCGGCATCGGCCCGCGCGATATCAACGTTGCCGAGGTGCACGACGCCTCCGCACCGGCCGAGTTGGTCATCTGCGAGGAGCTGGAATTCTGCCAGCCGGGAGAAGGTGGCAAGCTGATCGACGATGGGGTGACCACGATCACTGGCCGCTTGCCGGTGAATCCGAGCGGCGGCCTGCTCTCCAAAGGGCACCCGGTCGGTGCCACCGGCGTGGCGCAGATCTCCGAGATCTTCTGGCAGCTGCGCGGCGAGGCGGGCAAGCGGCAAGTAGCGAATGCGAAGGTTGGATTGACGGAAAACGGTGGCGGGATGGTGCGCAACGAGGCGGCGGCGCTGTCGGTGCACATCCTGTCGCTCTAG
- the mdh gene encoding malate dehydrogenase, which translates to MARKKIALIGAGMIGGTLAHLCALKRLGDVVLFDVIEGVPQGKALDLLEAAPIEGFDVSIVGTNSYEQITGADVCIVTAGVPRKPGMSRDDLLSINTKIMRDVATNVRERAPGAFVIVITNPLDAMVTAMKRLTGFPKQRVVGQAGVLDSARYRTFVAMELGVSVESVHALVLGGHGDDMVPIRSHCNVAGVPVERLIKPDRLEAIEKRVRNAGGEIVNLLKTSAFYSPAHAAIRMAEAYLFDKKEVLPCAALLEGEYGVNGFYVGVPVQIGAGGVERVIEIDLTPAEREALKGSVEHVRELVQATERFLSAS; encoded by the coding sequence ATGGCACGGAAGAAGATTGCATTGATAGGAGCGGGAATGATCGGCGGCACCCTGGCGCACCTCTGCGCCCTGAAGCGCCTGGGGGATGTCGTCTTGTTCGATGTCATCGAGGGCGTGCCGCAAGGCAAGGCGCTCGATCTGCTGGAGGCGGCGCCGATTGAGGGTTTCGACGTGTCGATCGTCGGCACCAACTCCTACGAACAGATCACTGGGGCCGATGTGTGCATCGTCACCGCCGGCGTGCCGCGCAAGCCCGGCATGAGCCGCGACGATCTGTTGTCGATCAACACCAAGATCATGCGGGACGTGGCAACCAACGTCCGCGAGCGTGCGCCCGGAGCCTTTGTCATCGTCATCACCAACCCGCTCGATGCCATGGTCACCGCCATGAAACGCCTCACGGGTTTCCCCAAGCAGCGCGTCGTTGGCCAAGCCGGGGTGTTGGATTCCGCGCGCTACCGGACGTTCGTGGCGATGGAGTTGGGGGTGTCGGTCGAGAGCGTGCACGCCCTTGTCCTCGGCGGCCATGGCGATGACATGGTGCCGATCCGCAGCCACTGCAACGTCGCCGGGGTGCCGGTGGAGCGACTCATCAAGCCTGACCGGTTGGAGGCCATCGAGAAGCGGGTACGCAACGCCGGCGGCGAGATCGTCAATCTGCTCAAGACCTCCGCCTTCTACTCGCCCGCCCATGCCGCCATCCGTATGGCCGAGGCGTATCTCTTCGACAAGAAGGAAGTGCTGCCGTGCGCCGCCCTGCTGGAGGGCGAGTATGGCGTGAACGGGTTCTACGTCGGCGTGCCGGTGCAGATCGGCGCCGGCGGTGTGGAGCGCGTGATCGAAATCGACCTGACGCCTGCCGAGCGCGAGGCGCTCAAGGGCTCCGTGGAACATGTGCGGGAACTGGTGCAGGCTACCGAACGTTTCCTAAGCGCCAGCTAG
- a CDS encoding succinate dehydrogenase: protein MDRDRMHLLLRRLHSLAGILPIGAYLLAHIFLENSFVLGGPKRFNLLVEAIAQIPTAVLLGTEILVLWAPIIFHGVYGLVILRSADIPNALHYDYTNSYLYVLQRVTGVIAFFFIGFHVYTTRLAYYFYGTEITYDFMHSYMSNPVWFAVYVVGVLSAIFHFTNGIWTFCVTWGITIGAAAQRMMQLASVALFVVMTFTGMAILVAFR from the coding sequence ATGGATCGCGATCGCATGCATCTCTTACTGCGGCGTCTGCATTCACTGGCGGGAATCCTTCCGATCGGTGCCTATCTGCTGGCGCACATTTTTCTGGAAAACTCCTTCGTTCTCGGCGGACCCAAGCGCTTCAACTTGCTGGTGGAGGCGATTGCCCAGATCCCGACGGCCGTCTTGCTGGGCACGGAGATTCTCGTGCTCTGGGCGCCAATCATCTTCCATGGCGTCTACGGCCTGGTCATTCTCCGTTCGGCCGACATCCCCAATGCGCTGCACTACGACTACACCAACAGCTACCTGTACGTGCTGCAGCGGGTCACCGGGGTCATCGCCTTCTTCTTTATCGGCTTCCACGTCTACACCACGCGCCTGGCGTACTATTTCTACGGCACCGAGATCACCTACGACTTCATGCACAGCTACATGAGCAACCCGGTCTGGTTCGCGGTGTACGTCGTCGGGGTGCTGTCGGCAATCTTCCATTTCACCAACGGCATCTGGACGTTTTGCGTGACCTGGGGCATCACCATTGGCGCGGCGGCGCAGAGGATGATGCAGCTGGCCAGCGTGGCGTTGTTTGTCGTCATGACCTTTACGGGAATGGCGATTCTGGTGGCTTTCCGTTAG
- the sdhA gene encoding succinate dehydrogenase flavoprotein subunit, which produces MSEERLIVVGGGLAGLMTTIKIAEMGVPVDVFSFVPVKRSHSVCAQGGINAAVNWKGEGDSPWEHFDDSIYGGDFLANQPPVKAMCEAGPSIVFLLDRMGVPFSRTAEGLLDFRRFGGTKYNRTAFAGATTGQQLLYALDEQVRRYEVAGLVRKFEYWEFLSAVLDATGQCCGITALDQRSMEVHTFPANAVLLATGGPGIVFGKSTNSSVNTGVAAGTVYQQGAFYANGEFIQVHPTAIPGQDKLRLISESVRGEGGRVWTYRDGKPWYFLEDMYPAYGNLVPRDIATRAIFKVVFEMGLGLDGQPMVYLDVTHIDAKTLDRKLGGVLEIYEKFMGDDPHKVPMKIFPGVHYSMGGLWVDFDHMTNIPGLFAAGEVDYQYHGANRLGANSLLSCLYGGQVAGPNMVRYARAQSANGGRDKAMAQEKKRQEEAYARLRQMNGKENVFVLAKELGDWMTTNVTVIRDNAKLRATDNKILELKERWANIGLRDASDWTNQELSFIKQFRSMLELARVFTLGALKRDESRGAHYKPAFPERDDANFLKTTKARWSSDGPEFSYEPVDISLLKPRPRKYDVDKTAA; this is translated from the coding sequence ATGTCTGAAGAAAGATTAATTGTGGTCGGCGGCGGGCTGGCCGGCCTGATGACGACGATCAAGATCGCCGAGATGGGCGTGCCCGTGGACGTGTTTTCATTCGTTCCGGTCAAGCGTTCCCACTCCGTCTGCGCCCAAGGCGGCATCAACGCCGCGGTGAACTGGAAGGGCGAAGGCGACTCACCGTGGGAGCATTTCGACGACTCAATCTACGGCGGCGACTTTCTCGCCAATCAGCCGCCGGTCAAAGCGATGTGCGAAGCAGGGCCCTCGATCGTGTTCCTCCTCGATCGCATGGGAGTCCCCTTCAGCCGCACCGCCGAAGGGCTGCTGGATTTCCGCCGCTTCGGCGGCACCAAGTACAACCGGACGGCTTTCGCTGGCGCCACCACGGGACAGCAACTGCTTTACGCGCTCGACGAGCAGGTTCGCCGGTACGAGGTGGCGGGATTGGTCCGCAAGTTCGAGTACTGGGAATTTCTCTCTGCGGTCCTTGACGCGACCGGGCAATGCTGCGGCATCACCGCGCTCGATCAGCGTTCCATGGAGGTCCATACGTTCCCGGCCAATGCGGTCCTGCTGGCTACGGGCGGCCCCGGAATCGTCTTCGGCAAGAGCACGAATTCCAGTGTCAACACCGGCGTGGCGGCCGGCACCGTGTACCAGCAGGGCGCCTTTTACGCCAACGGCGAGTTTATCCAGGTCCACCCCACCGCCATCCCGGGCCAGGACAAGCTGCGCTTGATCTCCGAGTCGGTCCGGGGCGAAGGCGGCCGGGTCTGGACCTATCGCGATGGCAAGCCGTGGTACTTCCTCGAAGACATGTATCCGGCCTACGGCAACCTGGTGCCGCGCGACATCGCCACACGCGCCATCTTCAAGGTCGTTTTCGAGATGGGTCTCGGCTTGGACGGCCAACCCATGGTGTACCTGGACGTTACACACATCGATGCCAAGACCCTCGATCGCAAGCTCGGCGGCGTCCTGGAAATTTACGAAAAGTTCATGGGTGATGATCCGCACAAGGTGCCGATGAAGATCTTCCCCGGCGTGCACTACTCCATGGGCGGGCTGTGGGTGGATTTCGACCACATGACCAACATCCCCGGCCTTTTCGCCGCCGGTGAGGTGGATTATCAGTACCACGGCGCCAATCGGCTGGGCGCCAATTCGTTGCTGTCATGCCTCTATGGTGGCCAGGTCGCCGGCCCCAACATGGTCCGCTATGCACGGGCACAATCCGCCAACGGCGGGCGCGACAAGGCCATGGCGCAGGAAAAGAAGCGGCAGGAGGAAGCTTACGCACGCCTGCGCCAGATGAACGGAAAGGAAAATGTTTTTGTGCTCGCCAAAGAGCTGGGCGACTGGATGACCACCAACGTCACGGTGATCCGCGACAACGCCAAGCTGCGTGCCACCGACAACAAGATCCTCGAATTGAAGGAGCGCTGGGCCAACATCGGTTTGCGCGACGCGTCGGATTGGACCAACCAGGAGCTCTCCTTCATCAAGCAGTTCCGCAGCATGCTGGAGCTGGCACGGGTGTTTACGCTGGGGGCGTTGAAACGCGACGAGAGCCGCGGCGCCCACTATAAGCCCGCGTTCCCCGAACGCGACGATGCCAATTTTCTGAAAACCACCAAGGCGCGGTGGAGTTCCGACGGGCCGGAATTCAGCTACGAGCCGGTCGACATCTCGCTGCTCAAGCCGCGCCCCCGGAAGTACGACGTCGATAAGACCGCTGCCTAG
- the sdhB gene encoding succinate dehydrogenase iron-sulfur subunit, with translation MEARMIRLHVKRQDSPSSKPYWQDFEIPYKPQHNVISVLMEIRRNPVTRDGTSTTAVVWDASCLEEVCGSCTMVINGRVRQACTALIDKSEQPIVLEPMTKFPVVRDLMVDRSRFFEDLKKVHAWIPLDGTYDIGPAPRVSPETQEFRYALSRCMTCGCCLEVCPQYNDHSPFMGAAIMSQVVLFNTNPTGAMNKDERLQTVMGNGGISDCGNAQNCVKACPKDIPLTTSIGELGRETTIKAFRDLFGR, from the coding sequence ATGGAAGCACGGATGATTCGCTTACACGTCAAACGCCAGGACAGCCCCAGCTCAAAGCCGTACTGGCAGGATTTCGAAATTCCATACAAGCCCCAGCACAACGTGATTTCGGTCCTCATGGAAATCCGGCGCAATCCCGTCACACGCGACGGCACGTCCACGACCGCGGTGGTGTGGGACGCCAGCTGCCTCGAAGAGGTGTGCGGGTCCTGCACCATGGTGATCAACGGCCGGGTGCGTCAGGCCTGCACCGCGCTCATCGACAAGTCCGAGCAGCCGATCGTGCTGGAACCGATGACCAAATTCCCGGTCGTGCGCGATCTGATGGTCGATCGCAGCCGCTTCTTCGAGGACCTGAAAAAGGTCCATGCCTGGATTCCGCTCGACGGCACCTACGACATCGGACCAGCGCCGCGCGTCTCTCCGGAAACGCAGGAGTTTCGCTACGCCCTGTCGCGCTGCATGACTTGCGGGTGCTGCCTCGAAGTCTGTCCACAGTACAACGACCATTCCCCATTCATGGGCGCCGCCATCATGTCACAGGTCGTGCTCTTCAACACCAACCCGACCGGGGCGATGAACAAAGACGAGCGTCTTCAAACCGTCATGGGAAACGGCGGCATCAGCGATTGTGGCAACGCGCAGAACTGCGTGAAAGCCTGCCCCAAGGACATTCCGTTGACGACGTCAATCGGCGAGCTGGGGCGCGAAACTACCATCAAAGCGTTCAGGGACCTGTTCGGTCGCTAG
- the sucC gene encoding ADP-forming succinate--CoA ligase subunit beta produces MNIHEFQAKEVLRRFGVVVPRGKVATTADEVAAIARELGSVCVVKAQIHAGGRGKAGGVKVCKTPEEARDFARGLLGKTLVTHQTGPAGREVRRVLVEEGCAIARELYLGMVIDRATGWPTLMASAEGGVEIEEVAARSPEKILREPIDPAVGIQAFQGRKIAFGIGIPKESVNKAVAFINSLYQAFVQCDASLAEINPLVLTKSGDILALDAKISFDDNGLFRHADIRELRDISEEDPKETEAAKHDLSYISLDGNIACMVNGAGLAMSTMDIIKQYGGEPANFLDVGGGATAEKVTAAFKILLSDANVRAVLVNIFGGIMKCDVIASGIVEAARQIHLQVPLVVRLEGTNVERGKKILSDSKLNIVSASDMADAAQKVVAAAASH; encoded by the coding sequence ATGAATATCCACGAATTTCAGGCGAAAGAGGTTTTGCGGCGCTTCGGTGTAGTGGTGCCGCGAGGAAAGGTGGCGACGACAGCGGACGAGGTCGCGGCCATTGCCCGCGAGCTCGGCTCCGTCTGCGTGGTGAAGGCGCAGATCCATGCCGGCGGACGCGGCAAGGCCGGCGGGGTCAAGGTGTGCAAGACGCCGGAAGAGGCGCGTGACTTCGCCCGCGGGCTGCTGGGCAAGACGCTGGTGACCCATCAGACCGGCCCTGCCGGCCGCGAAGTGCGCCGGGTGCTGGTCGAAGAAGGCTGTGCCATCGCGCGTGAGTTGTACCTCGGCATGGTGATCGATCGCGCCACCGGTTGGCCCACGCTCATGGCCAGTGCCGAGGGCGGGGTGGAGATCGAGGAGGTTGCCGCTCGCTCTCCCGAGAAAATTCTGCGCGAGCCGATCGACCCTGCGGTTGGTATCCAGGCTTTTCAGGGACGCAAGATCGCGTTCGGTATCGGCATTCCCAAGGAGTCCGTCAACAAGGCGGTGGCGTTCATCAACAGCCTGTATCAGGCGTTCGTGCAGTGCGACGCTTCGCTCGCCGAGATCAATCCCTTAGTGCTGACGAAGTCCGGTGACATTCTCGCCCTCGATGCCAAAATCTCCTTCGACGACAATGGTCTGTTCCGCCACGCCGACATCCGTGAACTGCGGGATATATCGGAGGAGGATCCCAAGGAGACCGAGGCCGCCAAACACGACCTCAGCTACATCTCGCTCGACGGCAACATCGCTTGCATGGTCAACGGCGCAGGGCTGGCGATGTCGACCATGGACATCATCAAGCAATACGGCGGCGAGCCGGCCAACTTCCTCGACGTCGGCGGTGGCGCCACCGCCGAAAAGGTCACGGCCGCATTCAAGATCCTGCTTTCGGACGCCAACGTACGGGCCGTCCTGGTCAATATCTTCGGCGGCATCATGAAGTGCGACGTCATCGCCAGCGGGATCGTCGAAGCGGCGCGGCAAATCCACCTTCAGGTACCACTCGTCGTCCGCCTTGAAGGCACCAACGTCGAGCGCGGAAAGAAGATCCTTTCCGACTCCAAGCTCAATATCGTCTCGGCGTCGGATATGGCCGATGCGGCGCAGAAAGTTGTCGCCGCCGCAGCTTCCCACTGA
- a CDS encoding metallopeptidase family protein: MTRAEFETLVREALDDLPDTFAQRLENVEIVIEDEPDPQLLRGLGLDPRRDTLFGLYQGVPLHLRGMSYTGVLPDKISIFYVPLLRSCRSPERIRQQVRSTVIHEIGHFFGLDDKTIRDLGY, translated from the coding sequence ATGACGCGCGCCGAGTTTGAAACGCTGGTCCGTGAGGCGCTCGACGACCTGCCCGACACATTCGCGCAACGTTTGGAGAATGTAGAGATCGTCATCGAAGACGAGCCGGATCCGCAGCTGCTACGCGGCCTGGGTCTGGATCCGCGGCGCGACACCTTGTTCGGCCTGTATCAGGGCGTGCCGCTGCATCTGCGAGGCATGAGTTACACCGGTGTGCTGCCGGACAAAATCAGCATTTTCTATGTGCCTTTGCTGCGCAGCTGCCGATCCCCCGAACGTATCCGCCAGCAGGTGCGGAGCACGGTGATCCACGAGATCGGCCACTTTTTCGGCCTCGACGACAAGACCATCCGCGATCTGGGCTACTGA
- a CDS encoding sigma-54 dependent transcriptional regulator: MLVRRSRSSFPAPAMIRPWSNRGSSSQPMAVPARMLLVEDEPNMVRTLAKILERKGYIVDAAGSGAEALDRLSGASYDIVITDLNMPVMDGMQLLREMRERHLSPAIIVLTGHGTIQSAVEAMKLGAGDYLIKPCHPEELLMVAARMLELRQLRREVTQLRQQLRQIDRFGEIIGKSPRMREIYQTIEAVSQNKSNVLLSGENGTGKELVARTIHDKGPLATKAFLAINCGALSETLLESQLFGHRKGAFTGAIEDHEGVFQAADGGTLFLDEISEIPLVLQVKFLRAIQEKEVTLLGSTRPVRVDVRLIAATNRDIEEAVRDGSFRTDLFYRLNVVPIHLPPLRQRREDIPLLVERFITDFSRIYGVEPKRVMAEAMERILEYDWPGNIRELQNAIERAFALSSEPEITLKDLPPAVLRAEDLAPVAPAAVPLPLEEVERRNILAALQRSAGNKNEAARILGIDRQRLYRKMEKYGLAS; this comes from the coding sequence ATGCTGGTACGACGTTCACGATCCAGTTTCCCTGCCCCTGCGATGATACGACCATGGTCGAACAGGGGCTCTAGCTCTCAGCCTATGGCCGTGCCGGCACGCATGCTTCTGGTCGAGGACGAACCGAACATGGTTCGCACGCTCGCCAAGATCCTCGAGCGCAAGGGGTATATCGTCGATGCGGCAGGGTCGGGTGCGGAAGCGCTCGATCGCCTGTCGGGCGCCAGTTACGACATCGTGATCACCGACCTCAACATGCCGGTGATGGACGGCATGCAGCTCTTGCGCGAGATGCGAGAGCGGCACTTGAGTCCAGCGATCATTGTGCTCACGGGTCACGGAACCATCCAGTCCGCGGTCGAGGCCATGAAGCTCGGGGCGGGCGACTACCTCATCAAACCGTGCCATCCGGAGGAGTTGCTGATGGTCGCGGCGCGGATGCTGGAGCTGCGTCAACTGCGGCGCGAAGTGACCCAGCTGCGCCAGCAACTGCGGCAGATCGACCGCTTCGGTGAAATCATCGGCAAGAGTCCGCGTATGCGGGAGATCTACCAAACCATCGAAGCCGTCAGTCAAAACAAGAGCAACGTTCTGCTGTCGGGTGAGAACGGCACGGGCAAAGAGCTGGTGGCCCGCACCATTCATGACAAGGGCCCGCTGGCGACCAAGGCTTTCCTGGCGATCAACTGCGGGGCGTTGTCCGAAACGTTACTGGAGAGCCAACTCTTCGGGCACCGCAAAGGGGCATTTACCGGCGCCATCGAGGACCATGAGGGCGTCTTTCAGGCCGCTGACGGCGGGACGTTGTTTCTCGACGAGATCTCCGAGATCCCGTTGGTGCTGCAGGTGAAGTTTCTGCGCGCCATCCAGGAGAAGGAAGTGACGCTACTGGGTTCGACTCGTCCCGTGCGTGTGGACGTGCGGCTCATCGCCGCGACCAATCGGGACATTGAAGAGGCGGTGCGGGATGGGAGCTTCCGCACGGATCTCTTTTATCGGCTGAACGTTGTGCCCATTCACCTGCCGCCGTTGCGTCAGCGCCGTGAAGACATTCCCTTGCTTGTTGAACGCTTCATCACGGACTTTAGCCGAATCTACGGCGTTGAACCGAAGCGGGTGATGGCGGAGGCGATGGAGCGCATCCTCGAATATGATTGGCCCGGTAACATCCGCGAGCTGCAGAACGCCATCGAGCGCGCCTTCGCGCTGTCGTCGGAACCGGAAATTACGCTGAAGGACCTGCCGCCCGCGGTCCTGCGCGCGGAGGATTTGGCGCCGGTGGCGCCGGCTGCCGTGCCGCTGCCGCTAGAAGAAGTGGAGAGGAGAAACATTCTGGCCGCGCTGCAACGCAGTGCGGGAAACAAGAACGAAGCCGCACGTATCCTCGGAATCGATCGGCAACGGTTGTATCGAAAGATGGAGAAGTACGGCTTGGCATCGTGA
- a CDS encoding ATP-binding protein has product MPACDSSLEQHLERIEGYMRGCDLLTYARVPSALRDELSTFLAAKLPDALDTWVSVVGPGLGIPQWDWSDLRESMRAAVLRWIRHIADPKDIETYVYLRSHARRAFISRFPPSRFLSGQMRIRQFLAERLRQAYARDPDKREALLMLLQQEFQERLLHISDFFVEAREEELREQEASYRKSVDHAPAAIFKLDYQFGTILDANIVAEKTVGFGREQMIGMRIWDVVPPNERERATRLLDETRTQGHSSSEDLHLQTRTGELVPVFLNAGMIEYGYNRFFHVICVDISDRKRLESQLIQSEKMAAIGQLAAGIAHEIRNPLGIITNALYDLSEVIDSSNPAVQEDLRIAKEEMERVQAIINNLLEFSRESRAELERVDINDLLRKTLQLMSKSLQNGGVNVVADFTPLGKCVANPNALRQIFLNLITNAAQAMPNGGQLLVRTEPLLDGRIQLQFTDTGVGIPPEDLNDIFNPFFTTKAPGQGTGLGLSVVHSVVKRYRGDIHVKSQLNAGTTFTIQFPCPCDDTTMVEQGL; this is encoded by the coding sequence GTGCCCGCATGTGATTCGTCGCTCGAGCAGCACCTCGAACGCATCGAAGGGTACATGCGTGGCTGCGACTTGCTGACGTATGCGCGCGTGCCCAGTGCCTTGCGCGATGAACTCAGCACCTTCCTTGCGGCCAAGCTGCCGGATGCCTTGGACACCTGGGTCAGCGTTGTCGGCCCGGGGCTGGGCATCCCGCAGTGGGACTGGTCAGACCTGCGCGAGTCGATGCGCGCCGCAGTTCTGCGCTGGATCCGTCACATCGCCGATCCGAAGGACATTGAGACCTACGTGTACCTGCGCAGCCACGCGCGGCGCGCCTTCATCTCGCGCTTCCCGCCCTCGCGCTTCCTGAGCGGGCAGATGCGCATCCGTCAGTTCCTCGCCGAGCGCCTGCGCCAAGCGTACGCTCGCGATCCCGACAAGCGCGAGGCGTTGCTCATGCTGCTGCAGCAGGAGTTTCAAGAACGCCTCCTGCACATCTCGGACTTCTTCGTCGAGGCCCGGGAGGAGGAACTGCGCGAGCAGGAGGCCAGCTACCGCAAGTCGGTGGACCATGCGCCGGCGGCGATCTTCAAACTCGATTATCAGTTCGGAACGATCCTGGATGCCAATATCGTCGCCGAGAAGACGGTGGGCTTCGGTCGCGAACAGATGATCGGCATGCGCATTTGGGACGTCGTTCCGCCCAACGAGCGTGAGCGCGCCACCCGCTTGCTCGACGAGACGCGGACCCAGGGCCACTCCAGCAGTGAAGACTTGCATCTGCAGACCCGCACCGGCGAACTCGTTCCGGTGTTCTTGAACGCCGGGATGATCGAATACGGGTATAACCGGTTCTTTCACGTCATCTGCGTCGACATCTCCGACCGCAAACGTCTGGAGAGCCAGCTGATCCAATCTGAAAAGATGGCAGCCATAGGCCAACTCGCCGCCGGCATCGCCCACGAGATCCGCAACCCGCTCGGCATCATCACCAATGCCCTTTACGACTTGAGCGAAGTCATCGATTCCAGCAACCCCGCTGTGCAAGAGGACCTGCGCATCGCCAAGGAGGAAATGGAACGGGTGCAGGCGATCATCAACAACCTCCTGGAGTTCTCACGGGAGTCGCGCGCCGAGCTGGAACGGGTGGACATCAACGACCTGCTCCGCAAGACGCTGCAGTTGATGAGCAAGAGCCTCCAGAATGGCGGTGTCAACGTGGTGGCCGACTTCACCCCTCTCGGCAAGTGCGTGGCCAATCCCAACGCCCTGCGGCAGATCTTCCTCAACCTGATTACCAATGCCGCCCAGGCGATGCCGAACGGCGGCCAGCTGCTGGTGCGGACGGAACCGTTGCTCGATGGGCGGATTCAGCTGCAATTCACGGATACCGGCGTGGGCATCCCGCCGGAAGATCTCAACGATATCTTCAACCCGTTTTTCACGACCAAGGCGCCAGGCCAAGGTACCGGTTTAGGTCTGTCGGTGGTGCATTCGGTGGTGAAGCGCTATCGCGGCGACATCCACGTCAAAAGTCAGCTGAATGCTGGTACGACGTTCACGATCCAGTTTCCCTGCCCCTGCGATGATACGACCATGGTCGAACAGGGGCTCTAG
- a CDS encoding cupredoxin domain-containing protein, protein MSIRSGLLCASLVTALCLSVTGVRAEEKVDQFTVVNVEYEGTKIWLPATLVVHKGDRVKIKLINNVKSDPNQHGFTIPAYNVAAVVTRGEPANVEFVADKAGIFPSACQLHPAHVGGQLVVLE, encoded by the coding sequence ATGTCCATCCGGAGCGGTTTGTTGTGTGCAAGTCTGGTGACGGCGCTGTGTCTGTCGGTCACCGGCGTCAGGGCGGAAGAGAAGGTCGACCAGTTCACCGTGGTGAACGTCGAATACGAGGGCACGAAGATCTGGCTGCCGGCGACCCTGGTGGTGCACAAGGGCGACCGGGTGAAGATCAAATTGATCAACAACGTGAAGTCGGATCCCAACCAGCATGGGTTCACCATCCCGGCCTACAACGTGGCCGCGGTGGTCACACGCGGCGAGCCGGCCAACGTCGAGTTCGTCGCCGATAAGGCCGGCATCTTTCCCAGCGCCTGCCAACTGCATCCCGCCCATGTCGGCGGACAGTTGGTGGTTCTGGAATAA